The Lactuca sativa cultivar Salinas chromosome 2, Lsat_Salinas_v11, whole genome shotgun sequence genome includes a window with the following:
- the LOC111907820 gene encoding villin-3: METSIASQLQRLYSGKYDGIFFCHHFKKLQAPWLLQKLLNLHSRELVLNFFHLTPRRGLEIWRIENFQPVPLPKSDCGRFYMGDSYVVMRDEAGTTTIETVELDTILGGHECNIERFKVMNLIDSCHISNHVFCHLKVVLQLDSKNLKKWNLKQDYVFILDTKEKILQFNGANSNIQERAKALEVATTTFDWIIITSPEAEIEKEKDIEKMDYETESPEDKEEHGLGLHTVDIVMEENAHGDDTAEEDVCKNDDSNTEHVYSASEKE; the protein is encoded by the exons ATGGAGACGTCAATTGCCTCACAACTACAG AGACTATATAGTGGGAAATATGATGGTATTTTCTTCTGTCATCATTTTAAGAAATTACAAGCACCATGGCTACTGCAAAAGCTCTTGAACTTGCATTCTAGGGAGTTGGTTCTAAACT TTTTTCACTTAACACCTCGTAGAGGGCTTGAAATATGGAGAATTGAAAACTTTCAACCAGTTCCTTTGCCAAAATCAGATTGTGGTCGATTCTACATGGGTGATTCATACGTTGTCATGCGG GATGAAGCTGGAACAACTACAATAGAAACAGTTGAGCTTGATACGATTCTTGGAGGGCATGAGTGTAACATAGAGAGATTTAAAGTCATGAATCTGATAGATTCTTGTCATATTTCAAACCATGTATTCTGCCACTTGAAGGTGGTGTTGCAATTGGATTCAAAAAACCTGAAAAAATGGAATTTGAAACAAGATT ATGTGTTTATCTTGGATACTAAAGAGAAGATCTTACAATTCAATGGAGCAAACTCAAACATTCAAGAAAGAGCTAAAGCTCTCGAG GTAGCAACCACTACTTTTGATTGGATCATCATCACCTCACCTGAAGCTGAGATAGAGAAGGAGAAGGATATTGAGAAGATGGATTATGAAACTGAGTCTCCAGAGGATAAAGAGGAGCATGGGCTAGGGCTACATACTGTTGATATAGTGATGGAAGAAAATGCACATGGTGATGAT ACAGCAGAAGAAGATGTTTGTAAGAATGATGACAGCAACACTGAACATGTGTATTCAGCATCTGAAAAGGAATAG